The Streptomyces pactum genome contains a region encoding:
- a CDS encoding ECF transporter S component, with protein sequence MTGAPPGESSGPVQRQARAVRLGPRSVAALLLVSAVGVAGFGWPFLAPPDASLNAHAQDAPWLFAGLLVLLVAVVAATISESGLGPKAVAMLGVLAAVGAALRPIGAGTAGLEPMFFLMVLSGRVLGPGFGFVLGSVTMFASALLTGGVGPWMPFQMLSMGWFTMGAGLLPFPDRLRGRAELLLLAAYGFLAAFAYGTVMNLAGWTFMNTLASNIAFDPDASIPDNLARFAAYCLTTSLGWDAGRAAVTVVLTLALGTPVLKALRRATRRAAFETPVTFEKADEVSRPT encoded by the coding sequence ATGACCGGCGCGCCCCCCGGCGAGAGCTCCGGCCCCGTCCAGCGACAGGCCCGGGCGGTCCGCCTCGGCCCCCGTTCCGTCGCCGCTCTCCTCCTGGTCAGCGCGGTGGGCGTGGCGGGCTTCGGCTGGCCCTTCCTGGCTCCGCCGGACGCCTCGCTGAACGCGCACGCCCAGGACGCGCCGTGGCTGTTCGCGGGCCTGCTGGTGCTGCTGGTGGCCGTGGTGGCGGCGACGATCTCGGAGTCGGGCCTCGGCCCCAAGGCGGTGGCGATGCTCGGTGTCCTGGCGGCGGTGGGCGCGGCGCTGCGTCCCATCGGTGCGGGCACCGCCGGCCTGGAGCCGATGTTCTTCCTCATGGTCCTCAGCGGCAGGGTCCTCGGCCCCGGCTTCGGGTTCGTCCTCGGCTCCGTCACGATGTTCGCGTCCGCGCTGCTCACGGGCGGGGTCGGGCCCTGGATGCCGTTCCAGATGCTGTCGATGGGCTGGTTCACGATGGGGGCGGGTCTGCTGCCCTTCCCCGACCGGCTGCGCGGCCGCGCGGAGCTGCTCCTGCTGGCCGCGTACGGCTTCCTGGCCGCGTTCGCCTACGGCACGGTGATGAACCTGGCGGGCTGGACCTTCATGAACACGCTCGCCTCGAACATCGCCTTCGACCCGGACGCGTCGATCCCCGACAACCTGGCCCGCTTCGCCGCCTACTGCCTGACCACGTCCCTCGGCTGGGACGCCGGCCGCGCCGCCGTGACGGTCGTGCTGACCCTCGCGCTCGGCACCCCGGTCCTCAAGGCGCTGCGCCGCGCCA